In Jejubacter calystegiae, the following are encoded in one genomic region:
- a CDS encoding nucleobase:cation symporter-2 family protein, protein MSANAKAAKPENAPPVTRTSTSELIYRLEDRPPLPQTLFAALQHLLAMFVAVITPALLICQALGLPASDTQHIISMSLFASGVASIIQIKAWGPVGSGLLSIQGTSFNFVSPLIMGGLALKNGGADVPSMMAALFGTLMLASCTEMIISRVLHLARRIITPLVSGVVVMIIGLSLIQVGLTSIGGGYAAMNDHTFGAPKNLLLAGAVLLTIILLNRQRNPYLRISSLVIAMAIGYLIAWGMDMLPADTTPTNTSLFMVPTPLYYGLGIDWNLLLPLMLVFMITSLETIGDITATSDVSEQPVSGPVYMKRLKGGVLANGLNSFVSAIFNTFPNSCFGQNNGVIQLTGVASRYVGFVVALMLMVLGLFPAVSGFVQHIPEPVLGGATIVMFGTIAASGVRIVSREPLNRRAIMIIALSLAVGLGVSQQPLILQFAPDWVKNLLSSGIAAGGITAIVLNLIFPPEQEKQS, encoded by the coding sequence ATGTCCGCCAACGCCAAAGCCGCTAAACCGGAAAATGCGCCACCGGTAACCCGGACCAGCACCAGCGAATTAATCTATCGTCTGGAAGACCGACCGCCGCTGCCCCAGACGCTGTTTGCTGCCCTGCAGCATTTGCTGGCGATGTTCGTCGCCGTCATTACCCCCGCTCTGCTAATCTGCCAGGCGCTGGGCCTGCCCGCTTCCGATACTCAGCACATTATCAGTATGTCGCTGTTTGCCTCCGGCGTTGCATCCATTATCCAGATCAAAGCATGGGGACCAGTTGGTTCCGGCCTGCTGTCGATTCAGGGAACCAGCTTTAACTTTGTGTCTCCGTTGATTATGGGCGGCCTGGCGCTGAAGAACGGCGGCGCCGATGTACCCAGCATGATGGCTGCGCTGTTCGGCACGCTGATGCTGGCCAGCTGTACCGAGATGATTATTTCCCGGGTACTTCACCTGGCGCGCCGCATTATTACGCCGCTGGTTTCCGGTGTGGTGGTGATGATAATCGGCCTGTCGCTGATTCAGGTGGGGCTGACCTCTATCGGCGGCGGCTATGCGGCGATGAACGATCACACCTTTGGCGCACCGAAAAACCTGCTGCTGGCTGGTGCGGTGCTGCTGACCATTATTCTGCTTAACCGTCAGCGTAACCCCTATCTGCGTATCTCGTCGCTGGTGATCGCCATGGCGATTGGCTACCTGATTGCCTGGGGAATGGATATGCTACCGGCAGATACCACACCGACCAACACCTCGCTGTTTATGGTGCCGACCCCGCTTTATTATGGCCTGGGCATCGACTGGAATCTGCTGTTGCCGCTGATGCTGGTCTTTATGATCACTTCGCTGGAAACCATCGGCGATATTACCGCCACTTCCGATGTGTCCGAACAGCCGGTCTCCGGCCCGGTCTATATGAAACGCCTGAAGGGAGGCGTGCTGGCGAACGGTCTAAACTCCTTCGTATCGGCCATCTTTAATACCTTCCCGAACTCCTGCTTTGGTCAGAATAATGGTGTTATTCAGCTGACCGGCGTCGCTAGCCGCTACGTGGGCTTTGTGGTGGCGCTGATGCTAATGGTACTGGGTCTGTTCCCGGCCGTTAGCGGTTTTGTGCAGCATATTCCGGAGCCGGTGCTGGGCGGGGCCACCATCGTGATGTTCGGGACCATTGCGGCCTCGGGCGTGCGTATCGTCTCTCGCGAGCCGCTGAACCGCCGCGCCATCATGATTATCGCCCTGTCTCTGGCCGTTGGCCTTGGCGTATCTCAACAGCCGCTGATTCTGCAGTTCGCCCCGGACTGGGTGAAAAATCTGCTCTCTTCCGGGATTGCCGCCGGGGGTATCACCGCCATTGTGCTGAACCTGATTTTCCCGCCGGAGCAGGAAAAACAGTCATAA